One Oryza glaberrima chromosome 11, OglaRS2, whole genome shotgun sequence genomic region harbors:
- the LOC127754917 gene encoding disease resistance protein Pikm1-TS-like — protein sequence MGSATTAALITFIMEKREELLKMLEPLPGRISKLLEAGRITDSRERHCLAFMEMELRTIVASLRMLLPPPRDRCGVDLYRQKDWLGPVEYHGRRTVKSLGNLRKAMRCRCFRRPRSFDHDNPFMAYILYCLCSDYRRLELPSSELMPSPPQAAQVEAAAVHGHLVGIDSTANELLGWLMAADESLRVMAIAGPAGIGKTTLAMELHRRLRCQTHFQCHVVANFSRRPHRSKLLPQTILKQIIEQLEAPSPNSSEITILMDDPELLARNISKRLKDKRYFALIDDIFDKSDWEMINGAFPNNNCSSRILFTARDERIAGWCLSNYNGIVHKMKPLSHSDSEKLLHIKAFGTMDNCPPENLNLLCDEILTKCRGIPSFITGMADWLKQHQQQHGSSAIPRVEQVRLLLKQFEHWLSFDYRDELRQSSLYLSMFPRGYVFDKDHFVMKWLDEGLNRIQRDLILNEEICFSELVDRSIITPAAEKCGPNLDEDDLCLWQVNPFVQKFLASKAAERGLVFTSSTLTSLPSCGGNNTRIARRLALHHPDPQLPAILQQMDLSETRSLLISGAVDRTTVALDKFGYLVLLDLQGWENLKDEDLLQICKMLMLRYLSVRNTRVSKLPPQIKELRILRTLDISRTNISEIPSEVCELERLQMLDLRGTWIRHLPEKVKELIRLESLDISHTKISDLPSGVCRLPSLETLDLRGTLISQLPDQFVQIKQLRHLIVGGAGARSGMIDSDRTVLTKLPEMIHQLRILETLATIDLSEFSAKSVESLGDLHILEVLAITWSFHQCSNKAYQQALRSSIERWTKLKSLTIHCGLGCSMEFLGSLTEPPNKLEKFKIIDGKFASVPRWIRGLKQLTFLQITVCKQVAGDVKILAGLIELQRLVLGLEFIPEKAIVIEKEGFKMLERFSLDCPVPWLTFEEEAMPKLTYLRLNLHGSPASEMSVPSGINYLKKLTEVTLCYNIRYINSPNIKDMTTDAVSKEVAKHSNTIDLFINGIRKDVIRSSDKKEESATGSEVDAAEDGVQAADEAILRTTIQVQSEIEVEGETESHT from the exons atGGGAagtgcgacgacggcggcgctaataACTTTCATCATGGAGAAGCGGGAGGAGTTGTTGAAGATGTTGGAGCCCCTCCCTGGGAGGATCTCTAAGCTGCTGGAGGCTGGACGCATCACCGACTCCCGCGAAAGGCACTGTTTGGCATTCATGGAGATGGAGCTGCGCACCATTGTCGCGTCCCTGAGgatgctgctgccgccaccCAGAGATCGTTGTGGTGTCGATCTCTACCGCCAGAAGGATTGGCTGGGACCAGTGGAGTACCATGGGAGGCGTACAGTGAAATCTCTGGGTAATCTGCGAAAAGCCATGCGGTGCCGGTGCTTCCGCCGCCCAAGGTCTTTCGACCATGACAATCCTTTCATGGCGTACATTCTCTACTGTTTGTGCTCCGATTATCGACGCCTCGAGCTCCCAAGCTCGGAGCTCATGCCATCACCACCTCAAGCAGCCCAAGTCGAGGCTGCTGCCGTCCACGGTCATCTCGTTGGCATCGACAGCACGGCAAACGAGCTGCTCGGATGGCTCATGGCCGCCGACGAGAGCCTCCGGGTCATGGCCATCGCTGGACCCGCCGGCATTGGCAAGACCACCCTTGCCATGGAGCTCCACCGTCGACTCCGGTGCCAAACTCATTTCCAGTGCCACGTTGTGGCCAACTTCTCCCGGAGGCCTCACAGGAGCAAGCTTCTTCCTCAAACCATCCTGAAGCAGATCATAGAGCAACTAGAGGCACCATCACCAAACAGCTCAGAAATCACGATTTTGATGGACGACCCGGAGCTGTTGGCTCGCAACATATCAAAACGCCTCAAGGATAAGAG ATACTTCGCTTTGATTGATGATATATTCGACAAATCAGATTGGGAAATGATCAATGGTGCATTTCCTAATAATAACTGCAGTAGCAGAATATTGTTTACGGCTCGCGATGAGCGGATAGCAGGGTGGTGTTTGTCAAATTATAATGGGATTGTGCATAAGATGAAGCCTCTGAGTCACTCAGATTCAGAGAAGCTGCTTCATATAAAAGCTTTTGGTACCATGGACAATTGCCCTCCAGAAAATCTGAACCTATTATGTGATGAAATCTTGACAAAATGTAGAGGAATACCATCGTTCATAACTGGTATGGCTGATTGGTTGAAACAACATCAACAGCAACATGGCAGCTCTGCAATTCCTAGGGTGGAACAAGTACGCCTGCTGCTGAAACAGTTTGAACACTGGCTATCATTTGATTACAGGGATGAGTTGAGACAATCGTCACTCTACCTAAGCATGTTTCCACGGGGATATGTGTTTGACAAGGATCATTTTGTCATGAAATGGCTAGACGAAGGGCTGAACCGTATTCAAAGGgatctaattttaaatgaagagataTGTTTCTCTGAGTTGGTTGACAGGAGCATAATCACCCCAGCAGCAGAGAAGTGTGGACCCAATCTTGATGAAGATGACTTATGCCTGTGGCAGGTCAACCCTTTCGTGCAGAAGTTTCTTGCATCCAAAGCAGCAGAGAGGGGTCTTGTTTTTACCAGCTCAACACTCACCTCATTACCAAGCTGTGGTGGCAACAACACTCGGATAGCACGCCGTCTAGCTCTCCACCATCCTGATCCGCAGCTTCCAGCAATCCTGCAGCAAATGGATTTGTCTGAGACTCGTTCACTACTCATATCTGGTGCAGTCGACAGAACAACGGTCGCTCTTGACAAGTTTGGATATTTGGTGTTGTTGGATCTTCAAGGCTGGGAGAATTTGAAGGATGAGGACCTACTGCAGATATGCAAAATGCTTATGCTGAGGTATCTGAGCGTCAGGAACACAAGGGTCAGCAAGCTCCCACCTCAGATCAAGGAGCTGCGCATCCTGAGGACATTGGACATAAGCCGCACCAACATAAGTGAGATCCCATCAGAAGTGTGTGAGCTAGAACGTTTGCAGATGCTGGACCTCAGAGGCACATGGATAAGACATCTTCCAGAGAAAGTCAAGGAACTGATCAGGCTAGAGAGTTTGGATATAAGCCACACCAAGATAAGTGATCTCCCCTCTGGAGTGTGCCGGCTACCTAGTCTGGAGACGTTGGACCTAAGAGGCACACTGATAAGCCAGTTGCCAGATCAATTTGTGCAGATAAAGCAGTTGAGACATCTTATTGTTGGTGGTGCTGGAGCTAGATCTGGAATGATTGACTCAGACCGAACAGTGCTAACAAAGTTACCGGAGATGATCCACCAATTAAGAATTCTAGAGACGCTAGCAACTATCGATTTAAGTGAATTCTCTGCAAAGTCAGTAGAGTCTCTTGGTGATCTGCACATATTGGAGGTCCTCGCAATAACATGGTCCTTTCACCAATGCAGTAACAAAGCCTACCAACAAGCCCTACGGTCATCCATAGAAAGATGGACAAAACTGAAGTCCCTAACCATTCATTGTGGGCTCGGTTGTTCCATGGAGTTCCTGGGTTCTCTAACAGAACCACCtaacaaacttgaaaaatttaAGATAATAGATGGAAAATTCGCCAGTGTTCCCCGATGGATAAGAGGGCTCAAGCAACTTACTTTCTTGCAGATCACGGTCTGCAAACAAGTGGCAGGTGATGTCAAGATCCTCGCGGGCTTGATCGAATTACAGCGCCTAGTACTAGGCCTGGAGTTCATTCCCGAAAAAGCAATAGTGATTGAGAAAGAAGGATTCAAAATGCTTGAGAGATTCTCCCTTGACTGCCCTGTCCCATGGCTGACCTTCGAAGAAGAGGCTATGCCGAAGCTCACATATCTTCGACTGAATTTGCACGGATCCCCTGCAAGCGAGATGAGTGTTCCTTCAGGTATCAACTACCTTAAAAAGCTTACAGAGGTAACACTATGCTACAACATACGGTACATCAACAGCCCCAACATTAAGGAT atgACGACAGACGCAGTTAGCAAAGAGGTTGCCAAGCATAGCAACACTATTGACCTTTTCATCAATGGCATCAGAAAAGATGTTATTCGGTCAAGTGACAAGAAGGAAGAGAGTGCAACAGGATCCGAAGTCGATGCAGCGGAGGATGGTGTTCAAGCGGCTGATGAGGCCATACTGAGGACAACAATACAGGTTCAAAGCGAGATTGAAGTTGAAGGTGAAACAGAGAGCCATACCTAA
- the LOC127754916 gene encoding disease resistance protein Pikm1-TS-like encodes MEEEGAMGSPTTAALIMEKREELLKMLVPLPGMISELLEAGRITDSRERHYLAFMEMEVSTIVASLRMPLPPPRDRRGVDLDRQADWLSSVEYFGWSTVKSLGNPHGEDHAPRALLRKAMRCFRRPRSFDHEAFILFLLCSIDPRLELPSSELMPSPPQAAQVEAAAVHDHLVGIDGTANELLGWLMAADESLRVMAIAGPAGIGKTTLAMELHRRLRCQTQENYFQCHVVANFSRRPHRSKLLPQTILKHIIEQLEAPSSPNSLEITMLELEDDPELLARNISRRLKDKRYFALIDDIFDESDWEMIKGAFSNNNCGSRILFTARDERIAGWCLSNYNGIVHKMKPLNDSDSEKLLRTKAFSSMDGCLPDNLRLLCDEILNMCRGIPLFITSMADWLKQHQQQYGSSAVPRVEQVRLLLKQFEHWLSFDYSDELRQSSLYLSMFPQGYVFENKDHLVTRLEDEGLCLPWWDLSSRGPSFQEEHFSELVDRNIITPAAENYGPNLDEDDLCQWQVNPFILRFLASRAAEMGLVFTSSTLTSAPSGGGNTTRIARCLALHHPDPQLPAMLQQMDLSQTRLLLISGAVDRTTVPLDKFGYLVLLDLEGWENLKDEDILQICKMFMLRYLSVRNTRVRKLPPQIKELRNLRTLDISRTNISEIPSEVCELEHLMILDLRGTLIRQLPDRIVLLKRLKRLIVGSAGAGSGMIYSDQTVLTKIPETIHQLRSLEMLATIDLSEFSAKSIESLSDLKQLEVLAITWSFHQCSDKDYQQALRSSIERWRYLKSLTIHCGLGCSMEFLGSLTIPPKELEKFKVIAGKFARVPQWIKGLHHLTFLQITVCKQVADDVKILAGLIELQRLVLGLEFIPDKEIVIEKEGFKKLERFSLDCPVPWLTFKEEAMPKLTYLRLNLHAFPASERSVPSGIRNLRMLSEVALRYNIRYINSPNVKRTVEAVSKEVADNCNPIPVDFFINGIRVDVSRASDEEAESTTGFIKDDVSVDGGVPLRRATLFQSEIEVEGETESHD; translated from the exons atggaggaggagggagcgatGGGAagtccgacgacggcggcgctaatcATGGAGAAGCGGGAGGAGTTGTTGAAGATGTTGGTGCCCCTCCCTGGGATGATCTCTGAGCTGCTGGAGGCTGGACGCATCACCGACTCCCGCGAAAGGCACTATTTGGCGTTCATGGAGATGGAGGTGAGCACCATTGTCGCGTCCCTGAGGatgccgctgccaccacccaGAGATCGTCGTGGTGTCGACCTCGATCGCCAGGCGGATTGGCTGAGTTCAGTGGAGTACTTCGGGTGGAGTACAGTGAAATCTCTGGGTAATCCGCACGGAGAAGATCATGCACCTCGTGCACTGCTGCGAAAAGCCATGCGGTGCTTCCGCCGCCCAAGGTCTTTCGACCATGAGGCGTTCATTCTCTTCCTTTTGTGCTCCATTGATCCACGCCTCGAGCTCCCAAGCTCGGAGCTCATGCCATCACCGCCTCAAGCAGCCCAAGTCGAGGCTGCTGCCGTCCATGATCATCTTGTTGGCATCGACGGCACGGCAAACGAGCTGCTCGGATGGCTCATGGCCGCCGACGAGAGCCTCCGGGTCATGGCCATCGCTGGACCCGCCGGCATTGGCAAGACCACTCTTGCCATGGAGCTCCACCGTCGACTCCGGTGCCAAACTCAAGAAAATTATTTCCAGTGCCACGTTGTGGCCAACTTCTCCCGGAGGCCTCACAGGAGCAAGCTTCTTCCTCAAACCATCCTGAAGCACATCATAGAGCAACTGGAGGCACCATCATCACCTAACAGCTTAGAAATCACGATGTTGGAGTTGGAGGACGACCCGGAGCTGTTGGCTCGCAACATATCAAGACGCCTCAAGGATAAGAG ATACTTCGCTTTGATTGATGATATATTCGACGAATCAGATTGGGAAATGATCAAGGGTGCATTTTCTAATAATAACTGCGGTAGCAGAATATTGTTTACGGCTCGCGATGAGAGGATAGCAGGGTGGTGTTTGTCTAATTATAATGGGATTGTGCATAAGATGAAGCCTCTGAATGACTCGGATTCAGAGAAGCTGCTTCGCACAAAAGCTTTTAGTTCCATGGATGGTTGCCTTCCAGACAATCTTAGGCTATTATGTGATGAAATCTTGAACATGTGTAGAGGAATACCATTGTTCATAACTAGTATGGCAGATTGGTTGAAACAACATCAACAGCAATACGGCAGCTCTGCAGTTCCTAGGGTGGAACAAGTTCGCTTGCTGCTGAAACAATTTGAACACTGGCTATCATTTGATTACAGTGATGAGCTGAGACAATCGTCACTCTACCTAAGCATGTTTCCACAGGGATATGTGTTTGAGAACAAGGATCATCTTGTCACGAGATTGGAAGATGAAGGGCTCTGCCTTCCATGGTGGGACCTTTCTTCACGGGGTCCTTCATTTCAAGAGGAGCATTTCTCTGAGTTGGTCGACAGAAACATAATCACCCCAGCAGCAGAGAACTATGGACCCAATCTTGATGAAGATGACTTATGCCAGTGGCAAGTCAATCCTTTCATACTGAGGTTTCTTGCCTCCAGAGCAGCAGAGATGGGTCTTGTTTTTACCAGCTCAACGCTCACCTCAGCACCGAGCGGTGGTGGCAACACCACTCGGATAGCGCGCTGTCTAGCTCTCCACCATCCTGATCCGCAGCTTCCAGCAATGCTGCAGCAAATGGATTTGTCTCAGACTCGTTTACTACTCATATCTGGTGCAGTCGACAGAACAACGGTCCCTCTAGACAAGTTTGGATATCTGGTGTTGTTGGATCTTGAAGGCTGGGAGAATTTGAAGGATGAGGACATACTGCAGATATGCAAAATGTTTATGCTGAGGTATCTGAGCGTCAGGAACACAAGGGTCCGCAAGCTCCCACCTCAGATCAAGGAGCTGCGCAACCTGAGGACATTGGACATAAGCCGCACCAACATAAGTGAGATCCCATCAGAAGTGTGTGAGCTAGAACATTTGATGATTCTGGACCTCAGAGGCACACTGATAAGGCAGTTGCCAGATCGAATTGTGCTGCTAAAGAGGTTGAAGCGTCTTATCGTTGGTAGTGCTGGAGCTGGATCTGGAATGATTTACTCAGACCAAACAGTGCTAACAAAGATACCGGAGACGATCCACCAATTAAGAAGTCTAGAGATGCTAGCAACTATCGATTTAAGTGAATTCTCTGCAAAGTCAATAGAGTCTCTCAGTGATCTGAAGCAGTTGGAGGTCCTCGCAATAACATGGTCCTTTCACCAGTGCAGTGACAAAGACTACCAACAAGCCCTACGATCATCCATAGAAAGATGGAGGTACCTTAAGTCCCTGACCATTCATTGTGGGCTCGGTTGTTCCATGGAGTTCCTGGGTTCTCTAACAATACCACCTAAAGAACTTGAGAAATTTAAGGTAATAGCCGGAAAATTTGCCCGTGTTCCCCAATGGATCAAAGGGCTCCACCATCTTACTTTCTTGCAGATCACGGTCTGCAAACAAGTGGCAGATGATGTCAAGATCCTCGCGGGCTTGATCGAATTGCAGCGCCTAGTACTAGGCTTGGAGTTCATTCCCGACAAAGAAATAGTGATTGAGAAAGAAGGGTTCAAAAAGCTTGAGAGATTCTCCCTTGACTGCCCTGTCCCATGGCTGACCTTCAAAGAAGAGGCTATGCCGAAGCTCACATATCTTCGACTGAATTTGCACGCGTTCCCAGCGAGCGAGAGGAGTGTTCCTTCAGGTATCAGAAACCTTAGAATGCTTTCAGAGGTAGCTCTTCGCTACAACATACGGTACATCAACAGCCCCAATGTTAAGAGGACAGTAGAGGCGGTGAGCAAAGAAGTTGCCGACAATTGCAACCCTATTCCTGTTGACTTTTTCATCAATGGAATCCGAGTAGATGTTAGTCGAGCAAGTGACGAAGAGGCAGAGAGTACAACAGGATTCATCAAAGATGATGTGTCGGTGGATGGTGGAGTGCCACTGAGGAGAGCAACACTGTTTCAGAGCGAGATTGAAGTTGAAGGTGAAACAGAGAGCCATGACTAG